The proteins below come from a single bacterium HR17 genomic window:
- the proA_2 gene encoding Gamma-glutamyl phosphate reductase, which translates to MTTATSRTQVEVRQLVEEKARRAKTVAPVVAALPTEVKNRALLNMADALWERRDFIFERNAEDVESARHAGLSPALIDRLLLNEERLEGICKSLHEVAALPDPVGEIVEGWKRPNGLVLQKVRVPIGVIGVIYESRPNVTVDSVALCLKSGNCVVLRGGKEALNSNIALASVITQAAADAGVPADAIQLIDTPDREAAQVLMRLNGLIDLLIPRGGMGLIRYVVENATVPTIETGAGNCHVYVHADADLDMAVNIIVNAKTQRPSVCNAAETLLVHRDIADRFLPKAAQALWEKGVELRGCERTRKILPEAKPATEEDWETEYLDLVLAVKVVDSLDDAIAHINRYGTKHSEAIVTRDLQAARRFCELVDAAAVYVNASTRWTDGYEFGLGAEIGISTQKLHARGPMGLRELTTYKWVIWGEGQIRK; encoded by the coding sequence ATGACAACCGCAACATCTCGGACGCAAGTGGAAGTGCGACAACTGGTGGAAGAGAAAGCCCGTAGAGCTAAAACGGTCGCACCCGTGGTGGCAGCGCTGCCGACGGAAGTCAAAAATCGCGCCCTGTTGAACATGGCGGACGCCCTCTGGGAGCGGCGAGATTTCATCTTTGAGCGCAACGCGGAGGATGTGGAATCCGCCCGCCATGCAGGGTTGTCCCCCGCTCTTATTGACCGCCTGCTGTTAAACGAGGAGCGGTTGGAGGGCATTTGCAAGAGTTTGCACGAAGTCGCTGCCTTGCCCGACCCGGTCGGCGAAATCGTTGAGGGTTGGAAACGCCCTAACGGTTTGGTGTTGCAAAAGGTGCGTGTGCCTATCGGCGTCATCGGCGTCATCTACGAGAGCCGCCCCAATGTCACAGTGGACAGCGTTGCCTTGTGCCTGAAGTCAGGCAATTGTGTCGTCCTGCGGGGCGGCAAGGAAGCCCTCAACTCCAATATTGCCCTCGCCTCAGTCATCACGCAAGCCGCTGCCGATGCAGGTGTGCCCGCCGACGCCATCCAACTCATTGACACGCCCGACCGCGAAGCCGCGCAAGTGCTGATGCGGTTGAACGGGCTCATTGATCTGCTCATCCCACGCGGCGGTATGGGCCTCATTCGTTATGTCGTGGAAAACGCCACCGTTCCGACGATTGAGACGGGCGCAGGCAACTGTCATGTCTATGTTCACGCCGACGCGGACTTAGATATGGCGGTCAACATCATCGTCAACGCCAAGACGCAGCGCCCGTCGGTGTGCAACGCCGCTGAAACGCTGTTGGTGCACAGGGACATCGCCGACCGGTTTTTGCCCAAAGCCGCTCAGGCACTGTGGGAGAAAGGCGTGGAACTGCGGGGCTGCGAACGGACTCGGAAAATTCTCCCTGAGGCTAAGCCCGCGACGGAGGAAGACTGGGAGACCGAATACTTGGACCTGGTCCTCGCCGTGAAGGTTGTAGACAGTTTGGACGACGCCATCGCCCACATCAACCGCTACGGGACCAAGCACAGCGAAGCTATTGTAACCCGTGACCTGCAAGCCGCCCGTCGGTTCTGCGAATTGGTGGACGCCGCTGCGGTCTATGTCAATGCGTCTACCCGTTGGACGGATGGCTACGAGTTCGGCTTGGGCGCCGAAATCGGTATCAGCACTCAAAAACTTCACGCACGCGGTCCGATGGGGTTGCGCGAATTGACGACCTACAAGTGGGTTATCTGGGGCGAGGGGCAAATCCGAAAGTGA